From Quercus lobata isolate SW786 chromosome 11, ValleyOak3.0 Primary Assembly, whole genome shotgun sequence:
AAAttgaagagaagaagaataaaaggaaGATTAAAGGAATTGTAACCTTACGATATAGAGTAGTGGGaagataaaaaagtaaaagtaaggGAAAAATGTTTGAGGAAGTGTAAATGTCAGATGAGAGAAAGTGTCGAAAATAAGTGGATGACTTGGCTGCTGATGTGGCGCAACAGTAGtgcaacaacaataaatattacacttcagcttttagatatatatacatgttcatttgataatttttttatgctaGGCTATGTGGAGCTGGGTTATGTTTGATCTGATTTATGACCCGATCTGACTTGAAAGTATTACGGttttaaataagagattttctAAATCTTAGTTCATGGAGCGAAGGCATGGCCGGATTTTAGATCCGTTGTTTGAGATATATATTCACTTTTGCTTCATATTAGAGTTTGATGAATTGATGTATTGTAATTGTCGCCTCTATATTTTTTCCCCCTGaaattgtgaagaaaaaaaaacgtaGTTACTTCATGGACGTAAGCAAATTGCCAGACCATGTAAATCTTATGTCATGGGATTGTTTTTTTCCATCTTTCGTTGATCACAGATCTAAAAAGTTGGTTTAATTCCTAACCATTTATACTTAAATTTaggtttttctctatttcatctATTTGGGAATCCGCCTGtcataaaaaggaaaaggaaaaattggGAATCATACTACCTACCAATCAAGTCGATCAAGGGTTTATGCAGTTAGTAAAGGCAGATTAGTTTCTGTTGCACTCATCATTCAGTTTAATAATACTGATGCTGATTACATTATGTATGTTAAGCTATGTGCATGTATTTTATTTGCTTAAGAGGCTTCCACGTTAAAGGGGATTCAAAAAGCTACCAAGGGTTTTGTATGTGTTTCCCTTGTCCACCTAAAAAATGTTATGTGGGCCATTCAACCAATACaaataaaatgtttctttttttcatttcattacaAAAAACCACTAAACCATCTTGTTACAAAAAAAACATTACGTTACAAAATGTAATGTAATGTTTCATTtcattaccaaaaaataaaaaaataaaaaaattaacaatcaCTTATTTATCTTTGAAGTTTTAAGATTTCAGACATTTTCCCTTTTCCAATTATTTAACCAAATATGACTACCATGTTGAGTTAGAAAAAGGTATAGGGCAGCCATTAGACCATCTTGGCACTCAGCTAGATGATTAGAGTGCCATATAAATCAGCAATAGTACTTAATACTAATTACACATACTTGAACCAAACTCTGTTGATATTGAAATGATTTTATAAGAATAATAGTCATATTCATATCGCATAGTTCAAAGAAATAATATTCAACTATATAATTCGATCAAATGAATGAGATCTATAGTATGGTAGGTCCTGATCTGTTGTCCTTCACTTTGACTTGGCATGATGGAGATGAGGATGATTATTGGAGGGAAAGGAATCCAAGTGATATGCAACTAAGGAACTGAATGTTTATTAGTAATGAATGCCAAATAAACTATAAGAACGTGAAAGAGAGTATTCAAACAACTTTGCTCCCTCCAGAAACACAATCCTTACAACATGTAATTAAGAAACCCCAAAAATAGTCATTTACAAAGGAAGTATCTCACCATACATGAATCAATCATTTTCCAACCTTCTTTGTAAGATAcgggatctctctctctctccaataaAAGTTCCTACGTGCCTCCCATTTGTATCTCTTAGTTGTTGTGAAAGAAACTTCATGAATAATTACAGCCATCCTCAAAAGTGTCATTCTATTGCAACAATTTTAGAAACATTGCCTCCATTACCATTCTTCAGACGTATGAATGCAGTACTACTTTCATTTCTTAAAAATCCAACTTGTCTCTGCCTTGTACTTAGTATGGTCCATCTAATCTTTTTTCATAAACTGATGATATAGCGTATGGTGCTTTCACCTTTTGAAGCTTTGAGCATCtctttcagaatttggattccATCAGTAGTGATACGTCTTATTGCAAATGTTGTAGAACTAAAAAATCAGGCGGGTTAAGCAGCACACTTCTACAGGATTTGGGAGAGGTGATTGGTAGGCAGatttaaatattactattagcTAATGGCATCACTATCCAGCCAACAGCCATCAAAGACGGCTATGCGTGCTGGTGGGGGTTCCAATACTTCTCGTGGAAACCGAAACTCAGGCGGGCAAACTGTTAAATTTGCAAGACGAACTTCGAGTGGGAGGTATGTCAGTTTGTCAAGAGAAGACATTGATATATCTGGAGAAATATTAGGAGACTACATGAACTACTCAGTGCACCTTCCTCCCACACCTGACAACCAGCCAATGGACTCAGAGGTCAGTCACCCTCAAATGGCAGGAGACAAAGGCACTGCATGTTCTATGCCTACTTGTGATGGCACGGTTATGAAGGATGAGAGAGGAGCTGATGCAATCCCCTGTGATTGTAGGTATGTGATACATCTGatcatttttctgtttttttgaattctttgttaatattttgtGACTAATCAATCAAACTATGTACtcatttcaaatatatcaaaagGAATTTaggtgaaaactgaaaataactataaaaaaattaaaatgtgcTGTCTAGGTTCACCATTTGCAGAGATTGCTACATGGATGCCCAAAGAGAAAATGGTCTATGTCCAGGTTGCAAGGAGCCTTACAAGGTGGGGGATTATGAGGATGATGCACCAGATTTTTCAAGTAGAGAATTGCAATTGTCAGCCCCAGACAGCTTAAAAAGGGATGCTAATAACATGTCTATGATGAAGAGGAATCAAATGGGAGAATTTGATAACAACCCGTGGTTGTTTGAGACAAAGGGTACTTACGGGGTTGGTAATGCTTTTTGGCCCCAAGATGACACATACGGGCATGAAAAGGATGAAAGATTCAAGGGAGATATGATGGAATCAATGGATAGGCCTTGGAAGCCCTTAAGTAGGAAATTGCCAATCTCAGCAGGCATCATTAGCCCTTACAGGTTATATATCTTACATACAGTTCCTTATGTGTTGTATCTTacatacttaattttttttctttacattatTTATCGTCATCACTCAATTGTACGATACTTAACTTAAAGATGAATAATTTATATGACCCAGGCTATTGATTTTGGTTCGTCTGGTGGTGCTATGTTTCTTCTTGCAATGGAGGATAAAACATCCAAACCAGGATGCAGTGTGGTTGTGGTTCATGTCAGTGGTGTGTGAGATATGGTTTGCCTTCTCTTGGATCCTCGACCAAGTTCCCAAGCTCTGCCCCATCAACCGTTCAACCGACCTTCAGGTccttcatgacaagtttgacaCACCATCACCATCAAATCCCACTGGCTGCTCAGACCTTCCTGGTGTAGACCTATTTGTCTCCACTGCTGATCCTGAAAAAGAACCACCTCTAGTCACTGCCAACACTATCCTTTCAATTCTAGCTGTTGATTACCCTGTAGAGAAGCTTGCATGTTACATTTCTGATGATGGAGGTGCCCTTCTCACCTTTGAGGCTATGGCTGAGGCTGCAGGTTTTGCTGATTTATGGGTTCCATTCTGTAGAAAACATGATATCGAGCCAAGAAATCCTGAAAGCTACTTCAGCTTGAAAGTTGATCCAACCAGGAACAAGTGTAGACCTGATTTTGTAAAGGATAGGAGGAAGATCAAGAGGGAATATGATGAGTTCAAAGTAAGAATTAATGGGCTCCCAGACTCAATTAGGAGGAGATCAGATGCATTCAATGCTAGGGAGGAAATGAAGATGTTGAAGCTCATGAGAGAGAGCGGGCCTGACCTTTCAGAGCCATTGAAGGTCCAGAAAGCCACTTGGATGGCAGATGCTACCTATTGGCCTGGCACATGGGTTGTCCCTGCCAGTGAACACTCCAAAGGTGACCATGCAGGAATTCTTCAGGTATATACATGAGGaatactacaattttttttttataattcgataCTTGGGGTGGTGGAATTTGAACTCTAAACGTTTTTGTTGTAAACATGAAAATGTcaaccaattgagttacaaggctcttgctaggatattacaaattttaataaataaacttaaTCACAAAAAAGTATATTCAAACATTTATCTGTTATATAGTTTAAATGGTACTAATCATATTTATTGTCATGTCAATTTGTAAGTCTTTTATAATGGTAAAATTGGTAATAGCTAGGTTAACATTCTTCCTAACTAAATCTTAATTGTGCACCAAGAAGCCTATGCAATGTGACCAAAGAATATTATATAATCCCTAGGTGATGCTGAAGCCCCCAAGAAATGAGCCATTAATGGGAGGGGTAGACGATAATATGATAGACTTTACAGATGTGGACATACGGCTCCCCATGTTTGTATATGTATCACGTGAGAAGCGGCCAGGCTATGATCATAACAAGAAAGCCGGTGCCATGAACGCCTTGGTAAGAACATCAGCCATTTTGTCCAATGGCCCATTTATTCTCAACCTTGACTGTGACCACTACATCTACAACTGCAAAGCTATTCGTGAAGGAATGTGCTTCATGATGGACCGAGGTGGTGAGGACATTTGCTACATTCAATTCCCACAAAGATTTGAAGGCATTGATCCTTCTGACCGGTATGCCAATCATAATACAGTCTTCTTTGATGGCAACATGCGAGCCCTCGATGGTGTCCAGGTATAAAAACATCATATCCATTTGAAATGGATctattttgttcatattatctAAAAGTATATCTAAtatcatgtcatttaaaattttaaatgatgcaAAATTCAGTACACTGTCAGGCCtaagaaataaaatcttaaaactCTAGGCATCAATTACATTCCCAGGCAACTTAAGATGGATGTTTTTATGACTTATGTACTACACTACAGGGCCCAGTTTATGTGGGAACAGGCTGCATGTTTAGACGGTTTGCACTGTATGGTTTTGACCCTCCACAAGTAGACAAGATTGGCAATAAGACCGAGTCAGAGACAGAGACTCAAGCTTTGAAGTCGACAGAGTTGGATCCTGAGCTGGAGTTGAATCTACTTCCCAAGCGTTTTGGAAATTCTACAAGACTTG
This genomic window contains:
- the LOC115968855 gene encoding cellulose synthase-like protein D4 — its product is MASLSSQQPSKTAMRAGGGSNTSRGNRNSGGQTVKFARRTSSGRYVSLSREDIDISGEILGDYMNYSVHLPPTPDNQPMDSEVSHPQMAGDKGTACSMPTCDGTVMKDERGADAIPCDCRFTICRDCYMDAQRENGLCPGCKEPYKVGDYEDDAPDFSSRELQLSAPDSLKRDANNMSMMKRNQMGEFDNNPWLFETKGTYGVGNAFWPQDDTYGHEKDERFKGDMMESMDRPWKPLSRKLPISAGIISPYRLLILVRLVVLCFFLQWRIKHPNQDAVWLWFMSVVCEIWFAFSWILDQVPKLCPINRSTDLQVLHDKFDTPSPSNPTGCSDLPGVDLFVSTADPEKEPPLVTANTILSILAVDYPVEKLACYISDDGGALLTFEAMAEAAGFADLWVPFCRKHDIEPRNPESYFSLKVDPTRNKCRPDFVKDRRKIKREYDEFKVRINGLPDSIRRRSDAFNAREEMKMLKLMRESGPDLSEPLKVQKATWMADATYWPGTWVVPASEHSKGDHAGILQVMLKPPRNEPLMGGVDDNMIDFTDVDIRLPMFVYVSREKRPGYDHNKKAGAMNALVRTSAILSNGPFILNLDCDHYIYNCKAIREGMCFMMDRGGEDICYIQFPQRFEGIDPSDRYANHNTVFFDGNMRALDGVQGPVYVGTGCMFRRFALYGFDPPQVDKIGNKTESETETQALKSTELDPELELNLLPKRFGNSTRLAESIPIAEYQGRPLADHSGIKYGRPPGALRVPREPLDAAMVAEAVSVISCWYEDKTEWGDRVGWIYGSVTEDVVTGYRMHNRGWRSIYCITKRDAFRGSAPINLTDRLHQVLRWATGSVEIFFSRNNALLGSKRLKFLQRMAYLNVGIYPFTSVFLIVYCFLPALSLFSGQFIVQTLNVTFLVYLLIITICLVTLAILEVKWSGVGLEEWWRNEQFWLISGTSSHLAAVVQGLLKVIAGIEISFTLTSKSGGEDIDDIYADLYHVKWTSLMIPPIVIAMLNIVGIAVAFSRTIYSSTPEWSKFVGGAFFSFWVLAHLYPFAKGLMGRRGKTPTIVFVWSGLIAITLSLLWIAISPPK